In Hwangdonia lutea, a single window of DNA contains:
- a CDS encoding helix-turn-helix domain-containing protein yields the protein METATKPNHIGRKISRIRELRGMKQETLAEELGISQQAVSNIEKSETIDDVKLEEIANALGVTKEGIKQFNEESIFNYFNSFHDSSAFNTHCTFNPLDKLMDAHEENKKLYERLLKAEQDKITYLEQLLKEK from the coding sequence ATGGAAACAGCAACAAAACCAAATCACATAGGCAGAAAGATTAGCCGCATCAGGGAACTAAGGGGCATGAAACAGGAAACTTTGGCAGAAGAACTGGGCATTAGCCAACAGGCTGTATCAAATATCGAAAAATCGGAGACCATCGACGATGTGAAATTGGAAGAAATTGCAAATGCTTTGGGAGTGACCAAGGAAGGCATCAAACAATTCAATGAAGAATCAATATTCAACTACTTCAATAGTTTCCATGACAGCAGCGCTTTTAATACGCACTGTACCTTCAATCCCTTGGACAAATTGATGGATGCACACGAAGAAAACAAAAAACTCTACGAACGTTTATTGAAAGCTGAACAAGACAAAATCACTTATTTAGAACAGCTATTGAAAGAAAAATAA
- a CDS encoding type IV secretory system conjugative DNA transfer family protein, with protein MTTPVLIISIYSSLIALMAIGYRYMRFAYGFHALGLFMIGYLLYLQHPDKLMALLGYWFLPLIIIKNILFVWIRPVWEQPKTQRKYFMKIKVKNGTIKLRNIRRGASVIGSAGSGKTESVVYNMLKHFQQYQFCGLIHDYKHFEITEMAYPLYKESNRPFHIISFDDIYAKVNPIAPRYVEDEESVNEVSRVLLENLLEQRESIASGSSKFFNDAVEGLLGGLIWKLKTTHPKYCTLPHLIATYQYLDTDSLIDFLSSDYTSKAMANAFISGRDSERQTAGVMSTLANALKKISTQRIFMTLSADEVPLDINNPKNPAVVSIVNNPKFETAYSPVIATIIHTMTKQMSIRHRESSFILMEEAPTIRLLNMHRIPATLRSYDISTVYVMQDKTQNDMMYGDKASRAILSNLSYQFFGKANDPDTAKYYERFFEIVKRPTTTISKSQNSLDFDSRISTGEKEVSKIRSDVFFRLREGEFISFADGKDRKVQFKMPNITRALPPPRHRYNDAEIQANFERIHLEVRQLFQLKS; from the coding sequence ATGACAACACCAGTTTTAATAATCAGTATCTATAGCTCCTTAATTGCCTTGATGGCCATTGGTTATCGTTATATGCGGTTCGCCTATGGCTTCCATGCCCTAGGGCTATTCATGATAGGCTATTTACTTTACCTCCAACATCCTGACAAGCTCATGGCTCTATTGGGCTATTGGTTCTTGCCCCTAATAATTATCAAAAATATCCTGTTTGTTTGGATTCGCCCAGTTTGGGAGCAGCCTAAAACACAGCGAAAATATTTCATGAAAATCAAGGTAAAGAATGGCACTATAAAACTCCGAAACATCCGTAGGGGTGCCTCCGTTATTGGGTCTGCTGGTAGTGGCAAGACCGAATCAGTGGTCTATAATATGTTAAAGCATTTTCAGCAGTATCAATTTTGCGGTCTTATCCATGATTACAAACATTTTGAGATTACCGAAATGGCTTACCCTCTATATAAGGAATCCAACCGTCCTTTCCATATCATTTCCTTTGATGATATCTATGCCAAGGTGAATCCCATTGCCCCAAGATATGTGGAAGACGAGGAAAGTGTCAATGAAGTATCGCGGGTACTCTTGGAAAACCTATTGGAACAAAGGGAATCCATCGCCTCAGGGTCTTCCAAGTTTTTTAATGATGCCGTGGAAGGCCTTTTGGGAGGACTTATATGGAAACTCAAAACCACCCATCCTAAATATTGTACGCTTCCTCATTTGATTGCTACCTATCAGTATTTGGATACCGATAGCCTCATTGATTTTTTGAGTTCCGATTATACCTCTAAGGCTATGGCGAATGCTTTTATTTCAGGAAGGGATTCCGAACGCCAAACGGCAGGGGTGATGAGTACACTGGCGAATGCCCTAAAGAAAATCAGTACCCAACGCATCTTTATGACTCTTTCTGCAGATGAAGTGCCCTTGGATATCAATAATCCTAAAAACCCAGCCGTGGTGTCCATCGTCAACAACCCTAAATTTGAAACGGCTTATTCCCCGGTGATTGCCACTATTATCCATACCATGACAAAGCAAATGAGTATACGACATCGGGAATCTTCTTTTATCCTTATGGAAGAAGCCCCCACCATCAGGCTGCTCAATATGCATCGAATCCCGGCAACCTTACGGAGCTATGATATTTCAACGGTGTATGTAATGCAAGATAAAACCCAAAATGATATGATGTATGGCGATAAGGCAAGCCGTGCTATTTTGAGCAATCTCTCCTACCAATTTTTTGGAAAAGCCAATGACCCAGACACCGCCAAATATTATGAACGCTTTTTTGAGATTGTCAAAAGACCAACGACCACGATCAGCAAAAGCCAAAATAGTTTGGATTTTGATTCCAGGATAAGTACGGGGGAGAAGGAAGTCAGTAAAATACGTTCCGATGTGTTCTTTCGGTTAAGGGAAGGCGAGTTTATTTCGTTTGCAGACGGAAAGGATCGAAAGGTCCAGTTTAAAATGCCTAACATTACTAGGGCTTTGCCGCCACCGAGACATCGTTACAATGATGCCGAGATACAGGCTAATTTTGAACGGATTCATCTTGAGGTCAGACAACTATTCCAATTGAAATCTTAA
- the mobB gene encoding MobB family relaxase — protein MYISITKQHLDTTFSQSSGDFVDYLEKENNDKAPELQEHFFDQHHDHVSPKHVVKDIDGNTAKLRKNEPKFYSLTISPSQRELKHIGNDPEKLRQYVRETMKDYASSFYRETPVSVDSIKYYAKIEYERTYKGFDREIKENQPFRSQIVKLEHDLVKIRRGELEGNSQAIQKTIKQLKAEAPHHINGKMVVQGMKKQGLQTHVHIIVSRKDVTNTLSLSPGSSHKASEVILNGSPVKRGFERDQFFEKAEKTFDKLFKYERNFVESYTAHKMYNKEPYKFYAHLMALPTNEKSAAFKMMGKAGIHVPNLNIPTNQVQLALKAFKQLKKTIDVAKNASSIGI, from the coding sequence ATGTACATATCCATCACCAAACAACATTTGGACACGACCTTTTCACAAAGCTCTGGCGATTTTGTGGATTATCTGGAAAAGGAAAACAATGACAAAGCCCCTGAGTTGCAAGAACACTTTTTTGACCAGCACCATGACCATGTATCCCCTAAACATGTCGTCAAGGACATTGATGGCAATACCGCCAAACTCAGAAAAAACGAGCCTAAGTTCTATTCCTTGACCATCAGTCCAAGCCAAAGGGAACTGAAGCACATCGGTAATGACCCAGAAAAACTTCGGCAGTATGTCAGGGAAACTATGAAGGACTATGCCAGTTCCTTTTATAGGGAGACGCCCGTATCGGTGGACAGCATAAAATACTATGCCAAGATAGAGTACGAACGTACCTATAAAGGCTTTGATAGGGAAATAAAGGAGAACCAACCTTTTAGGTCACAAATTGTAAAATTGGAACATGACTTGGTGAAGATCAGAAGAGGGGAGTTGGAGGGCAACAGCCAAGCCATACAAAAAACGATCAAACAGCTCAAGGCAGAAGCCCCACACCACATCAATGGCAAGATGGTCGTGCAGGGAATGAAAAAGCAGGGACTCCAGACCCATGTACATATCATTGTTAGCCGCAAGGATGTAACCAACACGCTCAGTTTGTCCCCAGGAAGTTCCCACAAAGCCTCCGAGGTCATCTTGAACGGCAGCCCAGTCAAGCGGGGCTTTGAACGCGACCAGTTTTTTGAAAAGGCAGAAAAGACCTTTGATAAACTCTTCAAATACGAGCGGAATTTTGTGGAAAGCTATACGGCACATAAAATGTACAACAAAGAACCTTACAAGTTCTATGCGCACCTGATGGCACTCCCAACCAATGAAAAAAGTGCCGCCTTTAAGATGATGGGGAAAGCGGGTATACACGTCCCCAACCTGAACATTCCCACCAACCAAGTGCAATTGGCACTGAAAGCCTTCAAACAATTAAAAAAAACGATCGATGTGGCAAAAAACGCAAGCTCCATCGGCATTTAA
- a CDS encoding BfmA/BtgA family mobilization protein has product MKRRFLSINFHKDTVERFKGFCAKVGGSYTETLDHMMDFFDTYQLSPMSDLGPNMRGMEANIKKRINALVAIVKDIEKHQTQPTTAMLQLLFEQTPPKQKQPRLVEVKQDIKPDPFFATSLEAIELRKEKNTLQRDLKETKQQFEDILFSKVRIVKSSFGKPKLQLDMTLEDYEALKEKIKNS; this is encoded by the coding sequence ATGAAACGCCGATTTTTAAGTATCAATTTCCATAAGGACACCGTAGAACGGTTCAAGGGGTTTTGTGCCAAAGTAGGAGGATCCTATACCGAGACACTGGATCATATGATGGACTTTTTTGATACCTACCAATTGTCGCCCATGTCCGACCTGGGCCCAAACATGCGGGGCATGGAAGCCAATATCAAAAAGCGCATAAATGCTTTGGTTGCCATTGTAAAGGATATCGAAAAGCACCAGACACAGCCGACCACAGCGATGCTACAATTGCTGTTTGAACAAACGCCTCCCAAACAGAAACAACCACGTTTGGTCGAGGTCAAACAGGACATCAAACCTGACCCTTTCTTTGCTACGTCATTGGAAGCTATCGAGCTGAGAAAAGAAAAGAACACCCTCCAAAGGGATTTAAAAGAGACCAAACAACAATTTGAGGACATTCTGTTTTCCAAGGTACGTATTGTAAAAAGCAGTTTTGGCAAACCCAAGCTTCAATTGGATATGACCTTGGAAGACTATGAGGCTCTTAAAGAGAAAATAAAAAACAGTTAA
- a CDS encoding JAB domain-containing protein, with protein sequence MRSKVNEIKISYKEKIALSKSPAIKSSADAGRLLFETWDKDTICIQESFKVLLLNNSNKIKGIYQLSTGGITGTLVDVRILFAVILKSLSVGVILSHSHPSGKLMPSEADKQLTEKIKNAAAFFDVKVLDHIIIAPDGGYYSFSDNGML encoded by the coding sequence ATGAGAAGCAAAGTTAACGAAATAAAAATCAGTTACAAAGAGAAAATAGCGCTATCAAAATCCCCTGCCATTAAAAGTTCAGCTGATGCAGGAAGACTACTTTTTGAGACATGGGATAAGGACACCATATGCATACAGGAATCCTTTAAGGTGCTATTATTGAACAACTCCAATAAAATCAAGGGGATTTATCAATTATCCACTGGTGGCATTACCGGAACATTGGTGGACGTCCGCATTTTATTTGCCGTCATTTTGAAATCCCTTTCGGTAGGGGTGATTTTATCGCATAGCCACCCGAGTGGAAAATTGATGCCCAGTGAAGCCGACAAACAACTCACAGAAAAAATCAAGAACGCCGCTGCTTTTTTTGATGTGAAAGTTTTGGACCATATCATCATTGCTCCCGATGGTGGATATTACAGCTTTTCAGATAACGGTATGTTATGA
- a CDS encoding single-stranded DNA-binding protein — translation MGTLKNHVQLIGNVGQDPTITTLENGKIVAKFPLATNEHYKNAKGEKQTQTDWHNIVAWGRTVKIIEKYVTKGKEVAIAGKLTSRSYEDKNGTKRYVIEVVVSEILLLGGKE, via the coding sequence ATGGGAACATTAAAAAACCATGTACAGTTAATTGGAAACGTCGGACAAGACCCAACAATTACAACTTTGGAAAATGGAAAAATAGTAGCAAAATTTCCATTGGCTACCAATGAGCATTACAAGAATGCCAAAGGCGAAAAACAGACCCAAACGGATTGGCACAATATTGTGGCTTGGGGCAGAACGGTAAAAATTATTGAAAAATATGTGACCAAAGGGAAAGAAGTTGCCATTGCGGGCAAACTGACCTCAAGAAGTTATGAGGACAAGAACGGCACAAAACGCTATGTGATCGAAGTGGTAGTGAGTGAAATACTCCTTTTGGGTGGCAAAGAGTAA
- a CDS encoding CBASS cGAMP synthase, which yields MYWIPFVAAVYLLLKNNNNELNNLKNNHMANCNKLFLDFDANLNISKKKKEGLKNSKETLRTRIRKYFKDNHPEYKPEFYIQGSYKMGTTILTKDDECDLDDGIYFKREIGVTGTTLQTWVKNAVDGATSTPPEHRKKCVRVIYQSDYHIDYPIYYFPKGSDHPLLAVKNEDLQESDPKEVVNWYKSQKDDNGQFHRITKYLKAWGDHKRNKMPSGLAMSILAANNMQFNDRDDIALKDTLIKIQETLEDSFECIVPGTPYDDLFGDYDDSRKNNFLSNLDNFIDDAKIAVDNEPNQLKSSKLWRKHLGDKFPLGEDEDTDAKEASLKAISEKILAGSAYAQKNGSITSCDEGIKHKPHTNYGG from the coding sequence ATGTATTGGATACCTTTTGTAGCAGCAGTATATCTGTTGCTTAAAAATAATAATAACGAATTAAATAATTTAAAAAACAACCACATGGCAAATTGCAACAAATTGTTCTTAGATTTTGACGCAAATCTAAACATCTCCAAAAAGAAAAAAGAAGGGTTAAAAAATTCAAAGGAAACTTTGAGAACTAGAATACGCAAGTATTTTAAAGACAATCATCCAGAGTATAAACCAGAATTTTACATTCAGGGTTCTTATAAAATGGGTACAACAATTTTAACAAAAGATGATGAATGCGATTTAGACGATGGTATTTATTTTAAAAGAGAAATAGGGGTAACTGGGACAACTTTACAGACTTGGGTTAAGAATGCTGTAGATGGAGCAACATCAACACCACCAGAACATCGTAAAAAATGTGTTCGGGTTATTTATCAGTCCGATTATCATATTGATTATCCAATATATTATTTTCCAAAAGGAAGTGATCATCCCCTGCTTGCAGTTAAAAATGAGGATTTACAAGAAAGTGATCCAAAAGAAGTTGTAAATTGGTATAAGTCTCAAAAAGATGACAATGGACAATTCCATCGTATTACCAAATATTTAAAAGCATGGGGCGATCATAAAAGAAACAAAATGCCTAGTGGTTTGGCCATGTCAATATTGGCTGCCAATAATATGCAATTCAATGACAGAGATGATATCGCTTTAAAAGATACACTGATTAAAATTCAAGAAACCTTAGAAGATAGTTTCGAGTGTATTGTTCCAGGAACACCATATGACGATTTGTTCGGAGATTATGATGATAGTAGAAAAAATAATTTTTTATCCAACTTAGATAATTTTATTGATGATGCTAAAATAGCTGTTGACAATGAACCAAATCAATTAAAATCAAGCAAGTTATGGAGAAAACATTTAGGTGATAAATTTCCATTAGGTGAAGATGAGGATACTGATGCTAAAGAAGCATCACTTAAAGCTATTTCAGAAAAAATCTTAGCAGGTTCAGCTTATGCTCAAAAGAATGGTTCAATAACATCCTGTGATGAGGGTATAAAACATAAACCACATACAAATTATGGCGGTTAG
- a CDS encoding CBASS cGAMP-activated phospholipase: MDKFKILSIDGGGIKGVFPAKFLTSLEEEIGEGQIHKHFDLICGTSTGGIIALALSLGIPAKEILKLYQKNAKTIFGSKSYNFFTKPFYKNEPLEKLIKDIFIKYHLKNEDPRIIDAKVKLLIPTYSLIDGATQVLKTPHTTDLLIDKHVPMYMAAMATAAAPTYFNAYSNTFKRIDSDTVETFSNKVDGGIYANNPSMIGIIEATTRLEKELSDIQLLSIGTGQLKYSEAKNKKLWSVWYWLWISKKRIFELFMQSQSQLTHNSISILSQFNEDFLYKRIDLDFDHNFHVNMDETNANKLDKLAEIGTRKFQNEGKYVLDTFCSSSISVA, from the coding sequence ATGGATAAATTTAAAATACTATCAATAGATGGAGGTGGTATCAAAGGTGTTTTTCCTGCTAAATTTTTAACTAGCCTAGAAGAAGAAATTGGTGAAGGTCAAATTCATAAGCATTTCGATTTAATTTGTGGAACTTCTACAGGAGGTATTATTGCCCTTGCATTATCATTAGGCATTCCAGCCAAAGAAATTTTGAAATTATATCAAAAAAACGCCAAAACAATATTTGGTAGTAAGAGTTATAATTTTTTTACAAAACCATTTTACAAAAATGAACCTCTTGAGAAATTAATAAAGGATATTTTTATAAAGTATCATTTAAAAAATGAAGATCCGAGAATAATTGATGCTAAAGTAAAACTATTAATTCCTACATATAGTTTAATAGATGGAGCCACTCAGGTTTTAAAAACTCCACATACAACAGATTTATTAATTGATAAGCATGTACCTATGTATATGGCGGCCATGGCAACAGCGGCAGCACCTACCTATTTCAATGCATATTCTAATACATTTAAGCGAATAGATTCCGATACAGTAGAGACTTTTTCAAATAAAGTTGATGGTGGTATATATGCTAATAACCCAAGTATGATAGGGATAATTGAGGCTACAACACGATTAGAAAAAGAGTTATCGGATATTCAATTATTATCTATAGGAACTGGGCAATTAAAGTATTCTGAAGCAAAGAATAAAAAACTTTGGTCTGTATGGTATTGGCTCTGGATTTCAAAAAAGAGAATTTTTGAGCTTTTTATGCAAAGTCAATCCCAATTAACTCACAACTCCATATCTATTTTAAGTCAATTCAATGAAGACTTCTTATACAAAAGAATTGATCTGGATTTTGATCATAATTTTCATGTAAATATGGATGAAACGAACGCCAACAAGCTTGACAAATTAGCAGAAATAGGGACAAGAAAATTTCAAAACGAAGGGAAATATGTATTGGATACCTTTTGTAGCAGCAGTATATCTGTTGCTTAA